ACCACACCACACCACACCACACCACACCACACCACACCAAACCATTTGTTAtatattctctctcttttttcaaCCAAACCAAAGCAAAGCAAAGCAAAGCAAACCGCTATCTATCTAACAATCAAAAACCCCACATATTCCTCGtgccttttttcttttcttttttctcttttctttcttttttatttaggTTCTTTCTTTATAAAGACTTCCACAGATAATTAAAAATCCTTAAGCCTTCttcccaaaagaaaaaaataaaaattcatctTCACCTTCAAGACATTACTTTTTCAAACAACCCATGTCGAGTTCTTCTGGGTTCTCTCACATTTCTTCTCAAAGATCCCTCTCCAACTCCTCCGAAAACCTTCCCTTTCTTCCCCTCCCCCCCATCCTCCTTTCTCCCTCCCATTTCAATCTCGGTTTCTCCGCTAATCTCCGCCCAACTAAAGGTgaccccttttttttttttcttcttcttcttcttcttttatttggTGGGTTTTGTTTTGATTTGAGAAACATTTGGAATTTCAATATGTAATTTCGGAACTCTAAATTTTCAGGGAACTTGACGGAAAAAATGGCGGATCGGAAGTCTTTGGATTTGTTTCCTCAAGAGGCGGGATTTGGTAACTCAAACGACGTCGATTCAAGGTATGTATTTGGAGAGAAATTCTTCACTGTTGTTTTGTTTGTTCGTGAGAAATTTCTTTGTTTGATGAAATCgatttcttgtttttttctaaagGGTTTATAAATCGGCTACGGCGGGGCCTCAAACTTCCCAAATGACGATTTTTTACGCTGGCCAAGTTTTTGTGTTCAACAATTTTCCGGCTGATAGAGTCGGCGACGTTATGTTTCTAGCCAGTCAAGAGAGCTCGAGATTGAACATCCCTACCACCGCCTCCGTCGCTGCCCGTCAGCCCCCCATCTTGGTCGGAACTCCCGCAGATTCTTTAAGCTCCACTTCCCCTGTTTCCACtcgaaaccaaacttctcctcctCCGCCGCCTCCCCCTCCTTCCGTTCCCGGAGGTAATTAACACCAAAAACAACAAACCCatatttaaatttcattaatTTCCATAGCCGGAACTTGAAATTTTTCATTCTAATCTTATTTCTAATGATCAAATCTTCCCCATTTCTGCAGCTCTCCCGATGGCTCGTAAAGCTTCGATCCAGCGTTTCTTGGAGAAGAGAAAAGATAGGTGAGGATTTGAACTTTGAATTTCATTTCATCGAATcaaaattcacaatttattcaacaaaaaaaaaaaagggttttaTTAACTTCCTCTGTCCTTTTTGGAACAGACTAACTCCGAGAGCGCCATACCATAACAGCTCTCCGATGACGAGCAAGAACTCCGGCGAGAATTCATGGCTGGGATTGGCGGTGCAGTCTCAAAATTAGTTTAtaagaaatatgaaaatttgaagtagagagaaagaaatttaGATTAAAGAATAAAGGAAGGGAGTTTGTTGTTGCCATTTTTTGCTCAGGCCTCTGTTTTGTGAAAAGCTCTGTTTTTCGGAGGCTATGGTTTGCTTTTCTTCTTAACCTTATCGATTCCTTTTTGGTCGATAATATCATTGTAAAATCAAtacatatttcttttctttctattctttaatttctaCTAATGTTTCTATTTTGGTTATTAATACTTAATAACTTTCCATTTAATCAACTTCAATTTGTGATAACTTTTCGAAATTAAAATATGATTTATATTTGTTgcattgtttattttttattatgttttatgcATTTCTGAAAATATCGATTTATTTTTCAGTAAATATCAAACctatcaaaatatttatgaaaatatcaatatcgataaaaatttaaaactataatatCATACATTGATTTTATTATGATAATAATTTGTTATCTATATGTTCATTTCATTATTCATTTTATTTACATCATTTttattataagtttttaaaatatattcatcattgtttttaattcattaattttggtaaaatttaaatttgaagactaaatttaagatttgttAAAACATATGAATACGGAAATACCAACTAGTAAAATTATATGAATTGAATTTAAAGACAAAGAAAATGATGGATTAACCTAAATCGTAAGTATTTTCttatatgaaaattattattcacaataaataaataaatttgagatAATAGATTTAATATTGGAATCTAAAATTTGacaatttgaaattgaaaattggCAT
The sequence above is drawn from the Cucumis melo cultivar AY chromosome 2, USDA_Cmelo_AY_1.0, whole genome shotgun sequence genome and encodes:
- the LOC103492387 gene encoding protein TIFY 10a, whose protein sequence is MSSSSGFSHISSQRSLSNSSENLPFLPLPPILLSPSHFNLGFSANLRPTKGNLTEKMADRKSLDLFPQEAGFGNSNDVDSRVYKSATAGPQTSQMTIFYAGQVFVFNNFPADRVGDVMFLASQESSRLNIPTTASVAARQPPILVGTPADSLSSTSPVSTRNQTSPPPPPPPPSVPGALPMARKASIQRFLEKRKDRLTPRAPYHNSSPMTSKNSGENSWLGLAVQSQN